From Hermetia illucens chromosome 6, iHerIll2.2.curated.20191125, whole genome shotgun sequence, one genomic window encodes:
- the LOC119660282 gene encoding iron-sulfur cluster assembly 2 homolog, mitochondrial has translation MAAILRHVIRASAQRSFPVRLLNSNEVKNQSNAPNVSTKEAPASDAQILNLSDSCKKRLEEICTDGSFLRLTVEGGGCSGFQYKFDLDNKLNEDDLSFGTDKAKVVVDNISIEYCNGATVDFHTELIRSGFRIVGNPKAEQGCSCGASFAIRLD, from the coding sequence GAGTTTCCCGGTCCGATTGCTTAACAGCAATGAAGTGAAAAATCAATCGAATGCGCCAAATGTCTCTACAAAAGAGGCCCCAGCTAGCGATgcacaaattttgaatttaagtgACTCATGCAAAAAACGCTTAGAAGAAATCTGCACAGATGGTTCTTTCTTGCGGTTGACAGTAGAAGGAGGTGGCTGTTCTGGTTTCCAGTACAAGTTTGACTTAGATAATAAACTGAATGAAGATGATCTCTCATTTGGCACGGATAAGGCCAAAGTGGTTGTAGACAATATTTCAATCGAATATTGCAATGGAGCTACAGTTGATTTCCATACTGAATTGATACGATCTGGCTTCCGTATTGTCGGCAATCCGAAAGCAGAGCAAGGATGTTCGTGTGGAGCTTCGTTTGCTATTAGACTAGATTAG